Proteins encoded by one window of Deinococcus radiodurans R1 = ATCC 13939 = DSM 20539:
- a CDS encoding response regulator transcription factor, with protein sequence MRLVIADDHPLFRMGLKYALIQQGFDVVAEAADGPSALDACRTYQPDAALLDVKMPGMTGIEVCDRLRLTAPRVVSILITTFAEPAIVQAARAAGAKGYVSKETDPESLARQLREIVAHPEVDRLPQVDVPRLTPRESEVLPLLARGFSNKEIARDLGVSPDTVKDHLARLYSKLNAGDRTEAVSRARSIGLLS encoded by the coding sequence ATGAGACTAGTGATTGCCGACGACCATCCCCTTTTCCGCATGGGCCTGAAATACGCCCTGATTCAGCAGGGCTTCGACGTGGTGGCCGAAGCCGCCGACGGCCCGAGTGCCCTGGACGCCTGCCGCACCTACCAGCCCGACGCCGCGCTGCTCGACGTGAAGATGCCCGGCATGACCGGCATCGAGGTCTGCGACCGCCTGCGCCTGACCGCGCCGCGCGTGGTGAGCATCCTGATTACCACCTTCGCCGAGCCCGCCATCGTGCAGGCTGCCCGCGCCGCCGGGGCGAAGGGCTATGTGAGCAAGGAAACCGACCCCGAGAGCCTCGCCCGGCAACTGCGCGAGATCGTGGCGCACCCGGAAGTGGACCGGCTGCCGCAGGTGGACGTGCCGCGCCTGACCCCCCGCGAGTCGGAAGTGCTGCCGCTGCTTGCCCGCGGCTTTTCCAACAAGGAAATCGCCCGTGACCTCGGCGTGAGCCCCGACACCGTCAAGGACCACCTCGCCCGCCTCTACAGCAAACTCAACGCCGGGGACCGTACCGAGGCCGTGAGCCGGGCCCGCAGCATCGGCCTGCTGAGCTGA
- a CDS encoding DUF1844 domain-containing protein, with product MAHPEFVGLVNSLHATAEAALGDLNAATASAARDGLLAENRARQTAERSFKLLTMLAEKTRGNLDMTEAELLSDAVTSLRARLEH from the coding sequence ATGGCTCATCCTGAATTTGTCGGTCTTGTCAACTCGCTACACGCCACGGCGGAAGCGGCGCTCGGTGATCTCAACGCCGCCACCGCCAGTGCCGCCCGCGACGGCCTGCTGGCCGAAAACCGTGCCCGTCAGACCGCTGAGCGCAGCTTCAAACTGCTCACCATGCTCGCCGAGAAAACGCGTGGCAACCTCGACATGACCGAGGCCGAACTGCTCTCGGACGCGGTCACATCCCTGCGCGCCCGTCTGGAACACTGA
- the dtd gene encoding D-aminoacyl-tRNA deacylase translates to MRAVVQRVTRAKCTVDGAVTGETGPGLLVLLGVAPQDSADTARTLAAKLAKLRIFNDDAGKMNRSVQDIGGGVLSISQFTLFADTSRGNRPSFTGAASPKQGRELYAEFNAALRALGLPVGEGVFGAHMDIELVNDGPVTVTLDI, encoded by the coding sequence ATGCGGGCCGTCGTTCAGCGGGTCACGCGGGCGAAATGCACGGTGGACGGCGCGGTGACGGGGGAGACCGGCCCCGGCCTGCTGGTGCTGCTGGGGGTCGCGCCGCAGGACAGCGCTGACACCGCCCGCACGCTGGCCGCCAAGCTCGCTAAACTGCGGATTTTCAACGACGATGCGGGCAAGATGAACCGCTCGGTGCAGGACATCGGCGGCGGCGTGCTGAGCATCAGCCAGTTCACCCTGTTCGCCGACACCAGCCGGGGCAACCGCCCAAGCTTCACCGGCGCCGCGTCGCCCAAGCAGGGGCGCGAGCTGTACGCCGAATTCAACGCGGCCCTGCGTGCCCTGGGGCTGCCCGTGGGCGAGGGCGTCTTCGGGGCGCACATGGACATCGAACTCGTCAACGACGGGCCGGTGACGGTGACGCTGGACATTTGA
- a CDS encoding LysM peptidoglycan-binding domain-containing protein: MWPFGKSTADRVKDAFKANPVLAPLGLEVQESRGTVKVTGEVARQSQIGLINAVAGGINGVKNIDVSGVTVLQQASAPAAQTAPTTPAQTSPSVQDSPSTPVQMPDIVQQGAGDVEIEDTSRIAKAVLSAIRGNGELANNPIDVLQSGNSVILRGAVDSDHELRLAEQLARGVQGVSGVDISGLRVAQGAKELAKDKDEDTGDTVYTVKPGDSLSKIAEHYYGDQMEYKKIAHYNNISNPDLIQPGQKLRIPG, translated from the coding sequence ATGTGGCCTTTTGGAAAAAGTACGGCAGATCGCGTGAAAGATGCGTTCAAGGCAAACCCGGTGCTGGCCCCGCTCGGCCTGGAGGTGCAGGAAAGCCGGGGGACGGTCAAGGTGACGGGTGAGGTGGCCCGGCAGTCGCAGATTGGCCTGATCAATGCTGTGGCTGGCGGCATCAATGGCGTCAAGAACATTGATGTCAGCGGAGTGACAGTGCTGCAACAGGCCTCTGCGCCTGCTGCTCAGACGGCGCCTACCACGCCTGCACAAACCAGCCCCAGCGTGCAGGACAGCCCCTCAACTCCCGTCCAGATGCCCGACATCGTCCAGCAGGGCGCCGGTGACGTGGAGATCGAGGACACCAGCCGCATCGCCAAGGCGGTTCTCTCGGCTATTCGGGGCAACGGCGAACTCGCCAACAACCCCATTGATGTCTTGCAAAGCGGCAACAGTGTCATCCTGCGCGGCGCGGTGGACAGCGACCACGAACTGCGCCTCGCCGAGCAGCTCGCCCGTGGCGTGCAGGGCGTGAGCGGCGTGGACATTAGCGGTCTGCGTGTGGCCCAAGGCGCCAAGGAACTCGCCAAGGACAAGGACGAGGACACCGGCGACACCGTGTACACCGTCAAGCCCGGCGACAGCCTCAGCAAGATCGCCGAGCACTACTACGGCGACCAGATGGAGTACAAGAAGATCGCCCATTACAATAACATCAGCAACCCTGACCTGATTCAACCCGGCCAGAAGCTGCGTATTCCCGGCTGA
- a CDS encoding sensor histidine kinase, translating into MTRMTPPAAPRAAAAPPERRPARLAAVRAGRSRPPLQTLQTQFTLVVSLLAFLPNLVLALASGAGSLSWSAAAWMLLVGLLSAVIGYVLSGALLRPLHRLELEVSEGDFAQFHADDPREIRSLRRAFGSLMTRLGTEQTRRNAFMATLVHDLKTPLIATGHLTRALTELPLPDDEKRAVGQEIQTETERLLALVQQMADAHRFERDDVQLHLAPGDLREVAEQAARRLRPQAEARGLSLHVSGSGQAEIDAAALERAVGNLTENALRYARHEVRLTAAPGLLRVQDDGPGLSASLDDLAQPFNAQPAVIAGQQYTAGTAGLGLFIVRRIAEAHGGTLRYGREPPRGRLPAAPGAFPLTTFTLVLPEVLP; encoded by the coding sequence GTGACCCGCATGACTCCGCCCGCAGCCCCCCGCGCTGCCGCTGCCCCGCCTGAGCGCCGCCCGGCGCGGCTCGCAGCGGTGCGGGCGGGGCGCTCCCGGCCACCGCTGCAAACCTTGCAGACGCAGTTCACGCTGGTGGTCTCGCTGCTGGCCTTTTTGCCCAATCTGGTGCTGGCGCTGGCCTCGGGTGCAGGCAGCCTGAGCTGGTCGGCGGCGGCGTGGATGCTGCTGGTGGGGCTGCTCTCGGCGGTCATCGGATACGTGCTCAGCGGCGCCCTGCTGCGGCCCCTGCACCGGCTGGAACTGGAAGTGAGCGAGGGCGACTTCGCGCAGTTTCATGCCGATGACCCGCGCGAAATCCGCTCGCTGCGCCGGGCGTTCGGCAGCCTGATGACGCGGCTGGGCACCGAACAGACCCGCCGCAACGCCTTCATGGCGACGCTGGTCCACGACCTCAAGACGCCCCTGATCGCCACCGGGCACCTCACCCGCGCCCTGACCGAGCTGCCCCTCCCCGACGACGAAAAACGCGCGGTGGGCCAGGAGATTCAGACCGAAACCGAGCGGCTGCTCGCGCTGGTGCAGCAGATGGCCGACGCCCACCGCTTCGAGCGCGACGACGTGCAACTCCACCTCGCCCCCGGCGACCTGCGCGAGGTGGCCGAGCAGGCCGCGCGGCGCCTGCGTCCCCAGGCCGAGGCGCGCGGCCTGAGCCTGCACGTCAGCGGCAGCGGGCAGGCCGAAATCGACGCCGCCGCGCTGGAACGGGCGGTGGGCAACCTCACCGAAAACGCCCTGCGCTACGCCCGCCATGAGGTGCGGCTGACGGCGGCGCCCGGCCTGCTGAGGGTGCAGGACGACGGCCCCGGCCTGAGTGCGTCCTTAGACGACCTCGCCCAGCCCTTCAACGCCCAACCCGCCGTCATTGCCGGGCAGCAGTACACCGCCGGCACGGCGGGCCTGGGACTCTTCATCGTACGGCGCATCGCCGAGGCCCACGGCGGCACGCTGCGCTATGGCCGCGAACCTCCCCGGGGGCGCCTTCCCGCCGCGCCCGGCGCCTTCCCCCTGACCACATTCACCCTCGTTTTGCCGGAGGTTTTGCCATGA